The stretch of DNA AAAACGTGCTCGTCGAACAAGCGCATTTTAATGCTGAATTGTATACGGCTACCAATCAATTTTCTGGCGGAAGCCAGGGTATCCGTCGGGGATGGCAAGGCCTCCGGATGGCTGGTGCCACAGCTCGGCAGATGCTCCGGGAAGCCGCCGCTCAAGCCTGGCAGGTGCCCGTAGCAGAGATCACGACCGAAGCAGGCGTTTTACACCATCAGAATAGTGGCAAGTCGGCAGGCTATGGCGAGATGGCCTCAGCTGCTGCCAAGCTGCCTGTACCAGAAGAAGTGAAATTAAAGGAGGTAAAAGACTTTAAGCTCATCGGTACTTCCCGTAAAAATGTGGATGGCCTGAAAATTGTAACGGGTCAACCCATGTTTGGATTGGATTATCACAAGGAAGGCATGCTTATCGCTATGATTGCTCACCCGCCGGCCTTTGGGATGAAACTGAAATCGCTGGACGATTCGGCGGCAAAGCGTATGCCCGGCATTAAAGCTATTTTTCCGATTAAAACCCTGGCGGAAGATTACGCAAGGAGCGGATTTGATACCAATGCCTTCCCTGAAATGGTAGCTGTGGTCGGCAACTCCACCTGGGAAGTGATGAATGCCAAAAAAGCCTTGCAAGTCGAGTGGGAGGCCTTCTCCGACCATGCCGTCTCCGTCAATGGCCGGGGTGGGAAACAAGCCGTAACGATACCCGGAGGCCTGGAAAACACCACCGACCATGTCGCTCAAATGGCTGAAATGGCCGCCAAACCGGGCAATGAGCGCCGTAGAGATGGCGACCCCGAGGCGGCTTTCAAAAATGCCGCACAAATCATAGAACGCACCTATTCAGCGCCCTTCCTTGCGCATAACTGCATGGAGCCAATGAACTTCTTTGCCCACGTGACCGACGGTAAGGCGGAGGTAGCCGGCCCCATTCAAGGACCCGGAGTAACTGAGCAAAGTCTGGCGGCCCGAATCGGCATTCCTGCAGAAAACATTGATATTCACCTAACGCGCATGGGGGGTGGTTTCGGACGCAGAGCTTATGCGCATTACCTCGTAGAGGCGGCACTTATTTCTCAAAAAGTAGAGGCCCCTGTCAAGTTGATGTACACCCGTGAAGACGATATGACCTTTGGCATTTATCGCCCATCCTATTATGCGACCTACCGGGCCGCCTTGGATGCCAACAATCAGCTGATCGCCTTCCATGTAAAGGCTGGGGGTATTCCGGAAAGCCCATTGGCTGCCAATCGCTTCCCTGCTGGTGCCGTAGATAACTATCTCGCAGAGGAATGGTCTATCAATTCCAACATCACCATCGGCGCTTTTAGGGCACCCCGTTCCAACTTTATCGCTGGTGCAGAGCAGTCCTTCCTGGATGAGGTCGCGGAAGCGGCCGGCAAAGACCCTATCGAATTCCGGCTGGAACTCCTGGAACGAGCCCAGAAAAATCCTGTTGGGGAGAATAATGATTACGAGGCAGAAC from Saprospiraceae bacterium encodes:
- a CDS encoding molybdopterin cofactor-binding domain-containing protein, translated to MTLIKTSYGRRSFLKTSALTGGGMVLGFSWLASCQPAGDTAEATVLVMPEAWFEINAYLKIGDNGVVTILSPNPEFGQNIKTAMPMIIAEELDVDWKNVLVEQAHFNAELYTATNQFSGGSQGIRRGWQGLRMAGATARQMLREAAAQAWQVPVAEITTEAGVLHHQNSGKSAGYGEMASAAAKLPVPEEVKLKEVKDFKLIGTSRKNVDGLKIVTGQPMFGLDYHKEGMLIAMIAHPPAFGMKLKSLDDSAAKRMPGIKAIFPIKTLAEDYARSGFDTNAFPEMVAVVGNSTWEVMNAKKALQVEWEAFSDHAVSVNGRGGKQAVTIPGGLENTTDHVAQMAEMAAKPGNERRRDGDPEAAFKNAAQIIERTYSAPFLAHNCMEPMNFFAHVTDGKAEVAGPIQGPGVTEQSLAARIGIPAENIDIHLTRMGGGFGRRAYAHYLVEAALISQKVEAPVKLMYTREDDMTFGIYRPSYYATYRAALDANNQLIAFHVKAGGIPESPLAANRFPAGAVDNYLAEEWSINSNITIGAFRAPRSNFIAGAEQSFLDEVAEAAGKDPIEFRLELLERAQKNPVGENNDYEAERYAGVLKLVQEKSDWAQEKPNVHRGVSAYFCHNSYVAHVLDLTVESGKPVVQKVCCAIDCGVVVNPDAAANMAEGAITDGIGNAFYGAMTFKDGIPEKNNFDKYRMIRMSESPKEIEVHFVQNEIDPTGMGEPPFPPIFGAVANALYKATGKRSYHQPFLGDEQVLG